One window from the genome of Pseudanabaena yagii GIHE-NHR1 encodes:
- a CDS encoding NuoF family protein: MDIEGLLQIAKEERDRQKSIRIRCCTSGGCQASGSLEVRDRLAAAIHADGLEETAEVVSVGCMGFCGRGPLVAVDPSSVLYERVKPEQAASIVSGLKGGNVTANLGDLEHPFFTQQLRIVLEHIGKIDPTRIESYIAVGGYRQLYRTLHEMSPQQVIDEVTRSGLRGRGGAGYPTGLKWATVAKMQDRRRNQTPNQPQQKYVICNADEGDPGAFMDRSILESDPHRVLEGMAIAAYAVGATHGYVYVRAEYPPAIEHIRLAIQQAKQHGILGSQIFESTFDFKIDVRVGAGAYVCGEETALIASIEGGRGIPHPRPPYPAESGLWSCPTLINNVETFANIVPIIRNRGAWYASIGTEKSKGTKVFSLAGNIANTGLVEVPMGIPLRQIVEDMGGGAANGGKVKAVQTGGPSGGCIPASAFDTPVDYEAMQALGSIIGSGGMVVMDENTNMVDMARFFIQFCMDESCGKCIPCRAGTVQLHQLLTKFVEHRATEADLASLEELCGMVKSMSLCGLGQSAPNPIVSTLRHFRDDYLKLLAVSD, from the coding sequence ATGGATATTGAAGGACTATTACAAATTGCGAAGGAAGAACGCGATCGCCAAAAGAGTATTCGCATTCGGTGCTGTACTTCGGGTGGATGCCAAGCCTCTGGCTCTTTAGAGGTTCGCGATCGCCTTGCGGCGGCTATTCATGCCGATGGACTGGAAGAGACTGCGGAAGTAGTCAGTGTTGGCTGTATGGGTTTTTGTGGTCGAGGACCTTTAGTCGCCGTTGATCCTTCGAGTGTTCTTTATGAGAGGGTGAAACCTGAGCAAGCGGCATCGATTGTGAGTGGACTTAAAGGGGGCAATGTCACGGCGAACCTTGGCGATCTTGAACATCCGTTTTTTACACAACAATTGCGAATTGTATTGGAACATATTGGCAAAATTGATCCTACCCGCATTGAGTCCTATATTGCTGTTGGCGGTTATCGTCAGCTTTATCGCACTCTCCATGAAATGTCACCACAGCAGGTAATTGATGAAGTTACTCGCAGTGGTTTGCGCGGTCGTGGTGGTGCGGGCTATCCCACAGGGTTGAAATGGGCGACGGTTGCCAAAATGCAAGATCGGCGGCGCAATCAAACTCCAAATCAACCTCAACAGAAATATGTGATTTGCAATGCCGATGAGGGTGACCCGGGGGCATTTATGGATCGCAGTATTCTCGAGAGCGATCCGCATCGGGTACTAGAGGGCATGGCGATCGCTGCCTATGCGGTCGGCGCAACTCACGGCTATGTCTATGTGCGTGCCGAGTATCCACCTGCGATCGAGCATATCCGCCTCGCCATTCAACAAGCCAAACAGCATGGCATCCTCGGCAGTCAAATCTTCGAGTCCACCTTTGACTTTAAGATTGATGTGCGCGTCGGCGCAGGAGCCTATGTTTGCGGTGAAGAAACGGCTCTGATTGCCTCTATTGAAGGTGGTCGCGGTATTCCTCATCCCCGCCCGCCCTATCCTGCGGAATCAGGGCTCTGGAGCTGTCCCACCCTGATCAACAATGTGGAAACCTTCGCCAATATTGTGCCAATCATTCGCAATCGTGGCGCATGGTATGCCAGCATCGGTACAGAAAAGAGCAAAGGCACAAAGGTATTTTCCCTAGCAGGAAATATCGCCAATACAGGGTTAGTGGAAGTGCCTATGGGCATTCCCTTACGCCAAATCGTCGAAGATATGGGTGGTGGTGCGGCAAATGGCGGCAAGGTCAAGGCAGTGCAGACAGGTGGACCTTCAGGTGGTTGTATTCCTGCCTCTGCCTTTGATACCCCCGTTGATTATGAGGCAATGCAAGCCCTTGGTTCCATTATTGGGTCAGGGGGCATGGTGGTCATGGATGAAAATACGAATATGGTGGATATGGCAAGGTTTTTCATCCAGTTCTGTATGGATGAATCCTGCGGTAAATGTATTCCTTGCCGTGCGGGTACGGTGCAACTCCATCAGCTATTAACCAAGTTCGTAGAGCATAGAGCCACGGAAGCTGATCTCGCCAGTCTCGAAGAACTCTGTGGCATGGTGAAATCCATGAGTCTCTGCGGTTTAGGACAATCTGCCCCTAATCCGATTGTGAGTACATTAAGACATTTTCGTGATGATTATTTGAAGTTGTTAGCTGTTAGCGATTAG
- the psb28 gene encoding photosystem II reaction center protein Psb28 — translation MNSITPSIEFFAGIPEELSDVRLRRDRNTGENSVKMTFVNIKAVQGANSFAKASFNDIRLVDSEGTISIEPKTSKLFWQDKGDDSELAKIEIVFDVGSTDHWDRFMRFMERYAAANGFEFTAS, via the coding sequence ATGAATTCCATAACTCCATCCATTGAATTTTTTGCAGGTATTCCCGAAGAGTTGAGTGATGTGCGGCTGAGGCGCGATCGCAATACTGGCGAAAACTCCGTCAAGATGACTTTTGTGAATATCAAGGCAGTGCAAGGCGCAAATAGTTTTGCTAAGGCATCTTTTAACGATATCAGACTGGTCGATAGTGAAGGGACTATTTCCATTGAGCCGAAAACCTCGAAGCTCTTTTGGCAAGATAAAGGCGATGATTCCGAATTGGCAAAAATCGAAATTGTGTTTGATGTTGGATCAACCGACCATTGGGATCGCTTCATGCGATTTATGGAACGCTATGCTGCAGCCAATGGCTTTGAATTTACCGCATCATAA
- the hoxE gene encoding bidirectional hydrogenase complex protein HoxE, producing the protein MLSRISLPQPNIEDGSPNPRFHSLDLTIRQNRNRQDALIEVLHRAQEQFGYLEKDVLTYIARELKLPLSRVYGVATFYHLFSIQPKCKHTCSICLGTACYTKGGQALLDILTKELHLKAGERSPNGKVFLRVERCIGNCGVAPAAIYDGHVSRQQSPEDVLAMVKGWMEEP; encoded by the coding sequence ATGCTGTCGAGAATCTCCCTTCCACAGCCAAATATTGAAGATGGTTCGCCCAATCCTCGATTCCATTCTTTAGATTTGACGATTCGCCAAAACCGTAACCGCCAAGATGCTCTGATTGAAGTATTACACAGGGCGCAAGAACAGTTTGGCTACCTCGAAAAAGATGTCCTTACCTATATCGCAAGAGAATTAAAACTCCCCCTTAGTCGAGTATATGGTGTAGCAACTTTCTATCATCTTTTCTCGATCCAGCCTAAATGTAAACATACCTGTTCTATTTGTTTAGGAACGGCTTGTTATACCAAAGGGGGGCAAGCTTTGTTAGACATCTTAACTAAGGAACTGCACCTCAAGGCGGGAGAGCGATCGCCTAATGGCAAAGTATTTCTACGAGTAGAGCGCTGCATTGGTAACTGTGGTGTTGCGCCTGCGGCGATCTATGACGGTCATGTATCGCGTCAACAAAGCCCCGAAGATGTTTTAGCAATGGTCAAAGGCTGGATGGAGGAGCCATAA
- a CDS encoding tetratricopeptide repeat protein, which translates to MTINKKYVERNDEDVNKFIRAFKFSLEESSSTGKKVPFIFLLYGLGGVGKHDFLENLEEVAKKSTKKEGKNSTDVRIIRINFGQLGTPKEALKLMDKIASDPAFDKNFVDNILHSLQHENHLFQGSTFREVSNLYQDTLNKLRATGSKSSEPVTKEQIESVSKLAELGGKVITSSLALALGAPALMPMASSIGGEIVQIVRTSPEIAASLLEIKDGLLNQHHATQNENVRKLLLAPLIYLTPLFIEMLIEASKKQSIILIFEKYEKIHSTDKLTSDLNEWFCQFLFSTESKLFNHQSNHKVIIIISGRNRLTKQDNWSNFIDQEQDSQIAIELCLDCFKEKDEVDKYCKQQLEQELTDEERDEVTQKYFSLTKGHPKYLELLCKQRIEKKEIDDSVINRDILNVFLSGFSNKKQKIIQIISCCRWFDQQLIQYFLDQALLELNTSQENQKTDVDYLFDWLSKQYFVILNQDRYHFHDLVRQVLRRNLFQENRELFYEIHNHLAIYFKQRADKLSRDKLPFTKYSDIEWCGYIGEYLYHACFAQQSDYQSSFLYHLFASIYLRKNEIIQIAFDKICEESSGTNNHELKDHPLLQSPTKIFLKTLEFVAKYKWVAFELNYNTHYGKYRSRIEAVVQLAKNHFEQLNDDIGKVAVLEYIVKNFSPNASKEDKYKWEAYLRDAIDKTANHVDPTFSSQLFMQSVCWQSDHDDISLNWCKKALEYKPDNANALFKQGHILKLQGDKYKDQKNEEEARDHYEEALKNYEKAISIQRYDHRFWEAKGQTLECLRQNIEISIEKIKNHHNHDENQAESLRVLLIRKVEYCQKEVDSYYQTMRFRPTEKENYDKSVEKYKDALKDFMGSINSQNMEALNIFIKSINFDKQENCSEHKSYGGLVDAGDKLRLTCSSDEEIQRSIDIYNRAITMNPEFPLAWYSLGLAYTELAKLKQDKEEFFRLAIKYYNKALERRDDLTWALYDKGIALHYIADKQSHKLYSGEAKSEYKDALENFDLAIQIDPEYEDAWYRRGLTLAKLERYEEAIASFDKAIEITTLKNPKNADKLWYDRGVAYSNYKAYEEAISSFQKAIDIRKDYSLNTSYSDPNVFYYDAEYKLGNALKENQEYEKAIKVYNKITETITGKAQVYFDLGQIYTIRNKDDKEAIQQYNKCLEYAKDDLKYECQLTLVDLLLNQRNYTSAIQLLENALDFLKNSSRNKEDKYIKMYSSKLKVMAQCFLESNYSDNNENIWRLKSIMKLCNNIPEANSTFLQIFKNESVFQQINNEGEDRRTKYKRDANIW; encoded by the coding sequence ATGACAATCAACAAAAAATATGTCGAGCGAAATGACGAGGATGTAAACAAATTTATCAGGGCTTTTAAATTCTCTCTTGAAGAATCAAGCTCAACTGGTAAAAAAGTTCCTTTTATATTTCTTCTCTATGGTCTTGGTGGAGTAGGGAAGCATGATTTCCTAGAGAACTTAGAAGAGGTAGCAAAAAAATCAACAAAAAAGGAAGGCAAGAACTCCACAGATGTCAGGATTATCCGAATTAATTTTGGGCAATTAGGGACTCCGAAAGAAGCATTAAAACTAATGGATAAGATTGCATCAGATCCTGCTTTTGACAAGAATTTTGTTGATAATATTCTACATTCTCTACAACATGAAAATCATCTATTCCAAGGCAGTACCTTCAGGGAAGTATCTAATCTTTATCAAGACACATTAAATAAGCTTAGAGCAACTGGAAGTAAAAGTTCAGAACCAGTTACCAAGGAGCAAATTGAAAGTGTTTCCAAGTTGGCAGAGTTAGGAGGTAAGGTTATTACTTCTAGTCTTGCGCTAGCTCTTGGTGCTCCAGCGTTAATGCCAATGGCTTCTAGTATTGGTGGGGAAATTGTACAAATTGTACGAACTTCACCAGAGATCGCCGCTTCACTTCTGGAAATTAAAGATGGTCTTTTAAATCAACACCACGCAACTCAAAATGAAAATGTACGTAAGCTTTTGTTAGCTCCTTTAATATACTTGACACCACTATTTATTGAAATGTTAATTGAAGCCTCGAAGAAGCAGTCTATTATCTTGATATTTGAAAAATACGAAAAAATCCACTCAACTGATAAATTAACTTCAGATTTAAATGAATGGTTTTGTCAATTTTTATTCTCTACTGAAAGTAAATTATTTAACCATCAATCTAATCACAAAGTAATCATAATAATCTCTGGACGTAATCGGTTAACTAAGCAAGACAATTGGTCTAACTTTATAGATCAAGAACAAGATAGTCAAATCGCCATCGAGCTTTGTCTTGATTGTTTTAAAGAAAAGGATGAAGTAGATAAATACTGTAAACAGCAGCTAGAGCAAGAGCTTACCGATGAAGAAAGAGATGAAGTAACACAGAAATATTTTTCACTAACTAAAGGACATCCGAAGTATCTTGAACTCCTTTGCAAACAAAGAATAGAAAAGAAAGAAATTGATGATTCAGTAATTAATCGGGATATTTTAAATGTCTTTTTATCTGGATTTTCAAATAAAAAACAAAAAATTATTCAAATAATATCTTGTTGTCGCTGGTTTGACCAACAGTTAATTCAGTATTTTTTAGATCAAGCACTTCTGGAATTGAACACTTCGCAAGAAAATCAAAAAACTGATGTTGACTACTTGTTTGATTGGCTATCAAAACAATATTTTGTTATTCTCAATCAAGATAGATATCACTTTCATGATTTAGTTCGTCAAGTACTTCGGAGAAATCTTTTTCAAGAAAATCGAGAACTTTTTTATGAAATTCACAATCATCTCGCAATTTACTTCAAACAACGAGCAGATAAGTTAAGCCGTGACAAGCTACCATTTACTAAATATAGCGATATTGAGTGGTGTGGATATATTGGAGAATATCTTTACCATGCTTGCTTTGCTCAACAATCTGACTATCAGAGTTCATTTTTATACCACTTGTTTGCTTCAATTTATCTGCGTAAGAACGAAATAATCCAAATAGCCTTTGATAAAATTTGCGAGGAATCTAGTGGAACGAATAATCATGAGTTAAAAGATCATCCTCTTCTCCAGAGTCCCACCAAAATCTTTTTGAAAACACTAGAATTCGTAGCCAAATATAAATGGGTAGCTTTTGAACTCAATTACAACACTCATTATGGTAAATATCGCTCACGGATTGAAGCAGTTGTGCAATTAGCCAAAAATCATTTTGAGCAATTAAACGATGATATTGGTAAGGTTGCAGTGCTGGAATACATTGTTAAAAATTTCTCCCCAAATGCGTCAAAAGAAGATAAATATAAATGGGAAGCATACTTACGAGATGCTATTGACAAGACGGCTAACCATGTTGATCCAACGTTTAGTAGTCAACTTTTTATGCAAAGCGTGTGTTGGCAATCAGATCACGACGACATTAGCCTCAACTGGTGTAAGAAAGCATTGGAATATAAACCAGACAATGCTAATGCCTTATTTAAACAAGGTCACATTCTTAAATTGCAAGGAGATAAATACAAAGATCAGAAGAATGAAGAAGAAGCACGTGATCATTATGAGGAAGCCCTCAAAAATTATGAAAAGGCAATCAGCATACAACGATATGATCATCGCTTTTGGGAAGCTAAGGGGCAAACTTTAGAGTGTCTGAGACAAAACATTGAAATATCCATAGAAAAAATCAAAAATCATCATAATCATGACGAAAATCAGGCAGAAAGTCTTCGCGTCCTTCTCATTCGGAAAGTTGAGTATTGTCAAAAAGAGGTTGATAGCTATTATCAGACAATGCGATTTAGACCTACTGAAAAAGAAAACTATGATAAATCTGTAGAAAAATATAAAGATGCTTTAAAAGATTTTATGGGATCAATCAACAGTCAAAATATGGAGGCATTAAATATATTCATAAAATCAATTAATTTTGACAAGCAAGAAAATTGCTCAGAACACAAAAGCTATGGTGGTTTAGTTGATGCGGGTGATAAGCTTAGATTAACTTGTTCTTCGGATGAAGAGATTCAAAGGTCTATAGACATATACAATCGAGCAATTACAATGAATCCTGAATTTCCATTAGCTTGGTATAGTCTAGGATTGGCTTATACTGAGCTTGCTAAGCTTAAGCAAGACAAAGAAGAATTTTTTAGACTAGCAATTAAATATTATAATAAAGCTTTAGAACGTAGAGACGATTTGACTTGGGCTTTATATGATAAGGGAATAGCTCTCCACTATATTGCAGATAAGCAAAGTCACAAATTATACTCTGGAGAAGCTAAATCTGAATATAAAGATGCGTTAGAAAACTTTGATCTAGCAATTCAAATTGATCCTGAGTATGAAGATGCTTGGTATAGAAGAGGTTTAACACTAGCAAAGTTAGAGCGCTATGAAGAGGCTATTGCTAGCTTTGATAAAGCTATTGAAATTACTACTTTAAAGAATCCAAAGAATGCCGATAAATTATGGTATGACAGAGGTGTTGCATATAGTAATTACAAGGCATATGAAGAAGCTATTTCTAGCTTTCAAAAAGCTATTGATATTCGTAAAGATTATTCTCTGAATACATCTTATTCTGATCCAAATGTATTTTATTATGACGCTGAGTATAAGTTGGGTAATGCATTAAAAGAAAATCAGGAATATGAAAAAGCGATTAAAGTATATAATAAAATAACTGAGACTATTACAGGCAAAGCACAAGTTTACTTTGATTTAGGACAGATTTATACAATAAGAAATAAAGATGACAAAGAAGCAATACAGCAATATAACAAATGTTTAGAATATGCAAAAGACGATCTAAAGTACGAATGCCAACTTACACTTGTAGATCTTCTATTAAATCAACGTAACTACACGAGTGCCATTCAGTTATTAGAGAATGCCTTGGATTTTTTAAAAAATAGTTCAAGGAATAAAGAAGATAAATATATAAAAATGTATTCATCTAAATTAAAAGTAATGGCTCAATGTTTTTTGGAATCAAATTATTCTGACAATAATGAGAATATTTGGAGGTTAAAATCAATAATGAAATTGTGTAACAATATACCTGAAGCAAATTCAACTTTTCTGCAAATCTTTAAAAATGAATCTGTTTTTCAACAAATTAATAATGAAGGTGAAGATAGAAGAACAAAATATAAACGAGATGCTAATATTTGGTAA
- a CDS encoding ATP-dependent 6-phosphofructokinase — MVNNHKPKRIGILTSGGDCPGLNAVIRAVVKVATYKYGWEVYGIPYGTDGFIELLVGKRQPEELRIKEHGYDIPGLVQGLDILYFLSGSVLGSISKGDPEQHAEDIIKGYEKLGLTALIVMGGDGSIEILDGLAQKAAEQGASWNWVAVPKTIDNDIPFTEASVGFDTAVNRVTQALYDLTFTAASHDRVMIVQVMGRDSGYLAMEAGIAGGADAILIPELTPVLNEDVITGVCCHIQELQKSGRRFALVVVAEGVKNHLGQKEHYIGDYVARHIKECGSKMCQINTSDPNYIHPFDTRVTVLGHVQRGGTPTSSDRLLATAFGREAVDLIANGNYNQMVIWENGRVSSVPISRVIEQIKKGRREKKAPSSVDPQGFLVRTARDIGIYVGEASSDDQ, encoded by the coding sequence ATGGTAAATAACCACAAGCCTAAGCGTATCGGTATTCTAACCAGTGGGGGAGACTGTCCTGGACTGAATGCCGTCATTCGTGCCGTTGTGAAGGTAGCAACCTATAAATATGGATGGGAAGTCTATGGCATTCCCTATGGAACCGATGGTTTTATCGAACTATTAGTTGGCAAACGTCAGCCAGAAGAGTTACGCATCAAGGAGCATGGCTACGATATTCCGGGGTTAGTGCAGGGGCTAGATATCCTTTATTTTCTGAGTGGTAGTGTATTGGGTTCGATTAGTAAAGGTGATCCTGAGCAACATGCTGAAGACATTATTAAGGGCTATGAAAAGTTAGGATTAACGGCTCTGATCGTGATGGGTGGTGATGGCAGTATTGAGATTTTGGATGGATTAGCTCAAAAAGCTGCGGAGCAAGGAGCCTCATGGAATTGGGTTGCCGTTCCCAAAACTATTGACAATGATATTCCTTTTACAGAAGCGTCAGTGGGTTTTGATACAGCCGTTAATCGCGTTACTCAAGCACTCTATGACCTCACATTTACCGCCGCTAGCCATGATCGCGTGATGATTGTCCAAGTGATGGGACGAGATTCAGGCTATCTGGCGATGGAAGCGGGAATTGCGGGTGGTGCTGATGCAATTCTCATTCCTGAATTAACTCCTGTTTTAAATGAAGATGTGATTACGGGAGTCTGTTGCCATATTCAAGAGTTACAGAAGAGTGGCAGAAGGTTTGCTCTAGTCGTAGTTGCTGAGGGTGTGAAAAATCATCTCGGACAAAAAGAACATTACATTGGCGATTATGTGGCGCGGCATATTAAAGAATGTGGTAGTAAGATGTGTCAGATTAATACATCCGATCCTAATTACATTCATCCATTTGATACTCGCGTTACGGTCTTAGGTCATGTGCAGCGAGGTGGTACACCAACTTCTAGCGATCGCCTGTTAGCAACTGCCTTTGGACGAGAGGCAGTGGATTTAATTGCGAATGGTAACTATAACCAGATGGTGATTTGGGAAAATGGTAGGGTGAGTAGTGTTCCCATAAGTCGGGTAATTGAGCAAATCAAGAAGGGACGTAGAGAAAAGAAGGCTCCCTCAAGTGTTGATCCTCAAGGTTTTTTAGTGAGAACAGCACGAGATATTGGTATTTATGTCGGAGAGGCAAGTAGTGATGATCAGTAA
- the glgX gene encoding glycogen debranching protein GlgX, with the protein MLTDLDSRHPTVYPLGATWDGKGTNFAIFSKHAAGIELCLFDQENRETRLPLVEGENHIWSFYVPEVKPGQNYGFRVNGLHKPEQGHRFNPAKLLIDPYAKAIAGDVIHGAEIFGYAWDDSQKDLSISYQDDAHLIPKSVVVDDSFDWDGDRLLQTPWNQTIIYETHVKSFTQQNPDIPENLRGTYVGLAHPAAIAHLKSLGITAVELLPIHHFFLYSGLLADRGLSNYWGYDPIGYFAPYSGYSASGILGEQVTEFKHMVKCLHAEGIEVILDVVYNHTGEGNHLGPTLSLRGIDNAVYYRLQENNLREYTDFSGCGNCPNTLHPQVLKLIMDSLRYWVTEMHVDGFRFDVAAALGRGELIEIDIWRGAGQRKIKVANYDFDPLGVFFTLIHQDPILSQVKLIAEAWDAGDRGYQIGNFPILWSEWNGKYVDVMRDFWRGEDIKLKEFADRFIGSPDLYQHNYRRPHASINYVTCHDGFTLTDLVSYNEKHNEANLEDSGSNHNRSENFGVEGETDDSEILRMRSQQKRNFLVTLMMSQGVPMLLGGDEIGRTQQGNNNPYCQDNKISWFNWELSAENEALLKFVQQLIEFRCQHPIFRQDNWLERESNRDAIAWFNSDGIEISDEQWASVIRCISVFLDSTKIHSPNIQDDSFLLFFNAEDEIIDFIFPIDLRDRSWKIVIDTTKPTFEENLIELYKHEFKVAARSLLVLQILHSQYLIILDT; encoded by the coding sequence ATGTTGACGGATTTAGACTCTAGGCATCCAACGGTTTATCCATTAGGGGCAACTTGGGATGGCAAAGGAACTAATTTTGCTATCTTTTCCAAACATGCAGCAGGTATTGAATTGTGTTTGTTCGATCAAGAAAATCGAGAAACTCGTTTACCGCTAGTTGAAGGCGAGAATCATATTTGGTCTTTCTATGTACCTGAGGTAAAACCTGGACAGAACTATGGATTTCGAGTTAATGGTCTTCATAAGCCTGAACAGGGACATCGCTTTAACCCAGCAAAGCTCCTGATCGATCCCTATGCTAAAGCGATCGCAGGTGATGTCATTCATGGGGCAGAAATTTTTGGTTATGCTTGGGACGATTCGCAAAAAGACTTGTCCATATCTTATCAAGATGATGCTCACCTGATTCCTAAGTCAGTGGTTGTAGATGACTCCTTTGATTGGGATGGAGATCGCCTTCTCCAAACACCTTGGAATCAGACTATTATTTATGAAACTCATGTCAAGAGCTTTACTCAGCAGAACCCCGACATTCCTGAAAATCTACGAGGTACTTATGTTGGTCTTGCACATCCTGCGGCGATCGCCCATTTGAAGTCTCTTGGTATTACAGCAGTTGAGCTTTTACCGATTCATCACTTCTTCCTTTACTCAGGTTTGCTTGCTGATAGAGGGTTAAGCAATTACTGGGGGTACGATCCCATCGGTTATTTTGCACCCTATTCTGGGTACAGTGCTAGTGGCATTTTGGGAGAGCAGGTGACAGAATTTAAGCATATGGTTAAATGCCTCCATGCTGAAGGCATAGAAGTGATTTTAGATGTCGTCTATAACCATACGGGAGAAGGTAATCATCTTGGTCCAACCCTATCTCTACGAGGAATTGACAATGCAGTTTATTATCGATTACAAGAAAATAATCTAAGAGAGTATACAGATTTTTCTGGATGCGGTAACTGTCCTAATACTCTTCATCCTCAAGTTTTAAAGCTAATTATGGATAGTCTACGTTACTGGGTGACAGAAATGCACGTTGATGGTTTTCGTTTTGATGTAGCAGCAGCTTTAGGTAGAGGAGAATTGATTGAAATAGATATATGGCGGGGGGCTGGACAGAGAAAGATCAAAGTTGCTAACTATGATTTTGATCCACTAGGAGTTTTTTTTACTCTTATCCATCAAGATCCTATTCTTTCTCAAGTTAAGTTGATTGCTGAAGCTTGGGATGCAGGAGACAGAGGCTATCAGATCGGAAATTTCCCCATTTTATGGTCGGAATGGAATGGCAAGTATGTCGATGTGATGCGAGATTTCTGGCGTGGTGAAGACATCAAGCTCAAAGAATTTGCTGATCGCTTTATAGGTAGCCCTGATTTGTATCAACACAATTACCGTCGCCCCCATGCCAGCATTAATTATGTTACCTGTCATGATGGTTTTACCCTCACCGATCTAGTTAGCTATAATGAGAAACATAACGAAGCGAATTTGGAAGATAGTGGCAGTAATCACAATCGTTCTGAGAATTTTGGCGTAGAAGGAGAGACAGATGACTCAGAAATTTTGCGGATGAGATCGCAGCAGAAACGCAACTTTTTAGTAACTCTGATGATGTCTCAAGGTGTACCGATGCTGTTAGGTGGTGATGAAATTGGGCGAACTCAACAGGGAAATAATAATCCTTATTGCCAAGACAATAAAATTTCTTGGTTTAATTGGGAATTAAGTGCGGAAAATGAGGCGCTATTAAAATTTGTCCAGCAGCTAATAGAGTTTCGTTGCCAACATCCAATATTTCGGCAAGACAATTGGTTAGAGAGAGAGTCAAACCGAGATGCTATTGCTTGGTTTAACTCTGATGGTATTGAGATAAGTGATGAACAATGGGCAAGTGTCATTCGTTGCATTAGTGTCTTCTTGGACAGTACAAAAATTCATTCTCCTAATATTCAAGATGATAGTTTTCTTCTTTTCTTCAATGCTGAGGATGAAATAATTGACTTTATTTTCCCTATTGATTTACGGGATAGGTCATGGAAAATTGTAATTGATACAACCAAACCCACGTTTGAGGAAAACTTGATTGAACTATATAAGCATGAATTTAAAGTAGCTGCGAGATCATTGTTAGTACTCCAAATTCTACATAGCCAGTATCTTATAATTCTAGATACCTGA